TAACGATTTCAGATTCCTGTGATTCATCCTGCGCTTCAATTGCTAGGTCCAGAAGGATACGAACATCTTCTACGCTTTGTTCTAACCGTACCCAAGGTTCAATTTTTTCCCGGAGCTCACTGATTTGTTGCGTTGTCGCTAGTGCAGCCTGTGGATTATCCCAAAATGTTGGTTCTATTGTCTGCTTTTCTAACTCAGCTAATTTCTTTTGAAGTCCAGCTAGGTCAAAGATACTCCTTCATTTGCAAAATTTTTTTATGGAGTGAATCAATTTGATTCAGATAATCGGTTAACATAATTAACTCGAATTAGACAAAGAAATAAAAATCCTTATTCAATCCTAACCCAACAGTTTCCCTGAGGTCGCTTTTTTGGTATCAGAGAAGACCTCTTGAGGTGCGGTTTCCATAACCATTATGTACCGAAAATTGTTCATCGAAAGTAATAATGTTTCAGAACACACGGGATTTCAGGTCTATTATTCCGAGCTGGTCGGTCCTTTTTGTATTTCCTTATACTTACATTTTTCGCAGCTGAAATAGTTCCCTTCCGTTTTACTAAATTTTTCGACTAAATATGCAGCACCGCATTCTGGGCAGCTACGGAACATTGGTTTATCCCAAGTAGCAAATTGACATTCGGGATATTTACTGCATGCATAAAAGATTTTTCCTTTTCGGGTTCGTTTTGATGCAATGTGTCCGTTACAACCCGGTTCCGGACAGGGTCCAAGTGGAATCGGTTTTGTGGTTTTACACTTTGGATACTTACTACACGCTAAAAACTGGCCATATTTGCCGTTTCGAATTACCATATCAGCCCCGCATTTTTCGCAAGTCGCATTATGTCTCTGCTCAACACCAACAACTTGATTCTTGCTTTCCGAACCCACTGCAGAATCAACTGGTTTCGGAGCGATAATTGGTTTTGCATTCTTACATTTCGGAAACGCCGAACATGCCATGAAACTCCCGGTTTTGCTCCATTTTATCACCATCTCTGCACCGCATTTCTCGCAGTATTCTCCCGTTGGGGTACTCAATTCTTGTTTAACATTGCGCATATTTTTCTGTGCTTCTGCTAATGCAGCTCGAAACGGGTTGTAAAAATCATTTAATACAGCTTGCCACTGCATCTCTCCTTCTTCAATTTTATCTAATTCCGATTCCATTTGTGCGGTGAACGATACATCCATAATTTTCGGAAAATGGAGAACTAATAACGCATTAACTACAATACCTAATTGTGTCGGATGGAACCGACCTTTCAGTTTCTGAACATAATGTCGGTCCTGGATGGTTTTGATAATTGTCGCATAGGTACTTGGTCGTCCAATGCCTTGTTCTTCAAGTTCTTTAACCAGCGTCGCTTCTGAATACCGGGGGGGAGGTTCAGTAAAATGTTGGTTCGGTTCTAATCGAGTTAAGGTTAATATTTGGTTCTCTTTAACTCGCGGCAATTGATGTTGCGGTTCGTTCAATTCTAACTCGGTCGTATCCGTTGAACCGTCTGGGATGGTTGGCACAGGGGTATCATCTTGTCCTTCGGTATAGATCCGGGTAAATCCCGGGAATTTTATAACGGTTCCGGTAGCGCGGAATGTATATTGTTTTGCAGCTATATCAACTGATGTTATTTCATATTGGGCAGAACTCATTTGACTCGCAACAAACCGTTCCCAGATGAGTTTATAAAGTTTATACTGATCTACGGTCAGATATGGTTTCACTGAATCGGGTTCCCAGGTAACATTCGTTGGCCGAATCGCTTCATGTGCATCCTGAACATTTCCTTTTGCTACGTAGGAACGCGGCACCTCAGGTATATACTGCGGACCGTATTTCGTTGTAATATAGTTTCGTGCCTGTTCCTGCGCTTCGAGCGCAACCCGAGTTGAATCGGTTCGCATATATGTAATCAATCCCGCTACCCCTTCTTTACCAAGCGATACCCCTTCATAGAGCGATTGTGCAATTTGCATGGTTTTATTAGTGGAAAATGACAGTTTACGAACCGCTTCTTGTTGTAGTTTGCTGGTAGTAAATGGGAGCGGAGGCGTCTTCTGCTGTAAGCGAATCGTTATCCGACTCACTCGATATTCAGCATCGGATAAATCGGCTACAATCCGCTCTGCTTCTGTTTTATTTTTTATGATTAGTTTCTGATTATTATATCGAATTAACCTTGCGGTAAACGGAATATTCTCCGCAAGTAAATGCGCAGTAATACTCCAGTATTCTTGCGGAACAAATTGGACGATTGCTTGTTCTCGTTCACAGATTAATCGAACCGCCACCGATTGTACTCTGCCGGCACTCAATCCTTTTCTAACCTTTTTCCATAACAGCGGACTTAACTGGTATCCAACTAACCGGTCGAGAATCCGGCGCGCTTGTTGTGCATCAACTTTATTCTGATCAATCGTTCCCGGATGTTCTAGCGCAGTCAATACTGCTGCTCTCGTTATTTCATTAAATAAAACACGATAGATAGTGGGGGAAACCGGATGTATCTCAGATGAAGATTTCGCAGCTGCAGTTCCGGATTTAGTAGATATGGTATTATTCCCATGAAATCGGGAGTCAGATTTTGAATTGTTGATATAGTTTGCAATATGCCAACCGATAGCTTCGCCTTCACGGTCGGGATCAGTGGCAATATATATTCGGTCAACCTGTTTAGCTACTTTTTGAATTTCAGCCAATACCTTTTTTCGGCTTGGGATAATAACATACTGTGGTTTAAACCCACGAGTCACATCAACACCAAGCTTTCTTGTTGGCAAATCAATAACATGCCCCATAGTCGCCCGAATCAGGTAATCCGAACCGAGATATTTTGATAGTGTTTTTTGTTTTGTCGGAGATTCAACGATAACTAGTGATTTTGCCATAGTTCTATGAGATTATACAATGCGAACATATCGTTTTCCCGAAAGTTCGCGAATCAATCCTTGCAACTCTAATTCTAGCAGAAATTGGGCTAATTTTGCTGGCGAAAATGAAGTTGCCACTGAAATCTGGTCAATATGGAGCGGTTCTGCAGAAAGCAAGCTGATAATTTTTTGTTTTTCTGCGGAGAGCGAATTCAAATTGCTTCCTGGCTTCTTTTCTATCGACGTTCGTTCAATACTAAATCCGAATTCAATTAAAATATCATTAACATCCACGACCAATTTCGCTCCCTGCTGAATCAACCGATTTGTTCCGCGACTGGTAGGAGTCGTAATATTTCCTGGTACCGCGAATACGAGCCGATTTTGGTCTAATGCGTGTTGTGCAGTTAGTAACGCCCCGCTAGTATCCGTTGCCTCTATAATGACTACACCAAGACATAATCCGCTAATGATCCGATTCCGTTTTGGAAAATTATCAGAATGCGGTGGGGTCAACATCGGAAATTCGGATATCATACAGCCGGAAGAAATAATTCGTTCACGTAATCCACGGTTCTCGCGCGGGTAACATACCGATAAACCATTGCCGACAACTGCGATGGTTCTCCCGCCGGCATCAATCGCTCCTAGATGTGCTTCGGTATCTATCCCACGGGCAAACCCACTAACTACAGTCGCTCCGGCTGCAACTAAATCCTGGGCAAATTTCCGGGCGATTAATCCTCCGTAAATGGTTGCGCGTCGTGAACCAACTATCGCTACTGCGCGTACATCGTCAGCCACAACTTTTCCTTGGATATAGAGCAATACTGGATAATCCGGGATCGTTCTTAGTCGCTGAGGATATTCCGCATCAAGATATGTTATGATATCAACTCCATTTTGCTTCGCTAACGCCAATTCTTCTTCTGGACGATATTCATGCTTATGGTTGATAATTGCCGTAGCAAGATGCTCGGAAATCCCGTTTACCTTAACCAACGCGGATTTATTCGCTGATAATACCGCCTCCGGAGAACCAAACACGTCAATTAAATATCGAAAGCGGATATCACCGATACCAGGGACTGTCCGTAAAGTTAACCACGCTGAGATATCTTGGCGCATAGACTATTCAGTATACTCATCAATCGACTCGGAGTTATCGGAGCACTGCAACCAGCATTCTCCGAAATATTTTCATTGTCATGGTAACCAGTCGCGAAGAAACGAAGGTAGGTCTTCCGAAGAAAGAATTCCGAAAGCAAAAACAGCATAGATGATTAGGCCAATAAGGACCACCGAAAAAATAAATTTAAACCACGTACTTTGGAATACTCGAGCGATTCCTTTTCCAGCCATTTGAACTACTTGCACGATAAATTGGTCCGGTCGAGCCAGAGACATCTGATGGTCAAGTCTTTTTTCAAGCAATCCAATCGTCTCATTAATACAGATGAACGCACTGTTCCACTCACTCTCCAATCGTTTTCGCGCAATATCACTCAATTGCGATACATAATCAGTTGTTGCGACCCGCGAAATGATATCCATAATCATTTGCCCAACTTCTTTTTCCGATTCTAATAGGTCCAGCAGGATTTCTTGCCGTCGAGCAATATTATTTTTCAATGTAAGAAATTCGTCAGATGACATTGACATTAGCTCAGAATTAGAATCAAAAATCCCATGGAATGTAATCCAATCTTCAAGTAACAATTCTAGTTCGTTAATTTGCTTTCGTATCGTTTTTGCACTCATAGCCAACTTGGATTATTTAGAATGAACGATTAACCCTCGATAAATATCGTGTGTTCCTATCAGGACCATACAACTTTACATCGCATTTGTCCAACATTCTATGCCGAGAAATACGCAATCACTCCGCTTAGGTACCCATTTTAAGTTCTTTTTCCTATTTTGCCGCTACGACATTAACCATATTAAATACCGGCAAATACATCGCAATAACTATTCCTCCGACGATAACCCCCATGACTGCAATCATAATCGGTTCAAGCATCGAAGTTAACGCCGCTACCGCAGCATCAACTTGGTCTTCATAAAATTCAGAGATTTTATTCAACATCTCTTCCAAGGCACCGGTTTTTTCTCCCACATCAATCATTCGGGTTACCATAGGCGGAAATACACCAGTTTGAGCTAGCGGTCCTGCAATAGTTTCACCTTGTTGAATACTATTTTTAGTTTTATTCACTGCATTTTCAACCACCACGTTCCCCGCGGTTTTTGCCACAATTTCTAATGCATTCAAAATATTCACGCCTGACCGAACTAACGTCCCTAACGTTCGGGTGAACTTTGCCACGGCAACTTTCCGGAACAAATCACCAAAAACTGGCATATTTAATTTTAGCGTATCAAATTGCAGTCGTCCTTTAGGGGTATTCACATACCGTTTTAATACATACCCAATTATCACGAGCGCAATCAGCCATACATACCAGAATTTCCGAATAATCTGGCTAAGCCCAACAATAATCTGGGTCGGTAAAGGCAGTTGCGCATCAAAGCTACGATAAATGGATTCGAATGTCGGAATAACTTTAATCAAAATGAAAATCACAATCAGCACGGCAATAATTGAAACTACTGCTGGATACACCATTGCCGATTTAACTTTCCGCCGTAACGACCCGGTTTTCTCTAAATACGCAGCTAATTGATTCATAATACTATCAAGCATTCCACTTGCTTCACCTGCACGAACCATACTTACATAAAGCTGACTGAAAACCTTCGGATGTTTTTCGAGTGCAGCGGTGAAAGTACTTCCAGCTTCAACATCTTTTCTAACTTCAACAACAACTTTACGCAAATTCGGATTTTCCAGCTGTTCTCCAAGCACATCCAAACTTTCAATTAACGGCAACCCAGCACTTATCATAGTTGCTAATTGCCGACTGAAAATTATTAAATCATCTAAATTAATTCGCCCGCGGGCGAAACTTAATCGCGGTCGTTTCCCCACTGCGGTTTTCCCCCGCTCCTCCGACAACGAAGTAACCAGCAATCCTTGCGAACGAAGCATTTTAATTACCACTTCCTGTGACGGAGCTTCCACGCTCCCATCAACAATTTTCCCCTGAGCATTCCTTGCGACATATCTATAGGTAGGCATACCTTCCCTCCTCATACCCAAAATAATCGAGTGTTATTATTTATAATTCGTTACCTAATGTTACACTTAATACTTCTTCTACGGTCGTTGTTCCGTCGAGTACTTTTAAAATCCCGCTATCCCGAAGAGTCCGCATTCCTTTTTCTTTCGCTAATCTTTTTATCACAGAAGCACTCGCTTTATCAACAATTGCTTCGCGGATTTTTTCGTTTATGGTTAAAATTTCATATAACGCTTGCCGACCACGATATCCGCTTTTATGACAATAATCACAGCCTGTTCCGCGGTAGAACCGCAATGATTCCGGATCTCGGTCAGTTATTCCCAGCGTCCGAACGATTTCCGCGGTCGGCGTATATACTTCCTTACAGCGGGGACATATCTGCCGCACTAACCGTTGTGCGACTACCATTAACAGCGAGGCAGCAACTAAAAATGGCTGAACACCCATATCGGTTAATCGAGTTATTGAACTCGGCGCATCATTGGTATGTAAGGTACTTAACACTAAATGGCCGGTTAACGCTGCTTTAATAGCGATTTCTGCTGTTTCATAATCTCGAATTTCTCCCACCAGGATAATATCCGGGTCTTGCCGTAAAAAAGAACGTAATGCTGAAGCAAAAGTTAACCCAATATCTTCTTTCACTTGCACCTGATTTATCCCTTTAAGCTGATATTCAACCGGATCTTCAGCGGTCATAATATTTCGTGTCGGACTATTGATGGTACTCAATGCGGAATATAGGGTCGTCGTTTTTCCACTTCCGGTCGGTCCGGTAACCAGAATCATCCCATACGGTTTCCGAATAACTTCCTGGAATGTCTGCAGGTGGTCAGGTTCAAATCCCAGTCGAGTTAAATCTAATACCAATCCTCCGCGGTCAAGAATTCGCATAACAATTTTTTCCCCAAATATTGTCGGAATACACGAAACTCGCATATCGACCACTCGATCAGCCACCCGAACCTTAAACCGACCATCCTGTGGTAACCGTCGTTCCGCAATATCCAGTTCCGCAAGAATCTTAATCCGCGAGGTTATTGCCGCATGGAGTCGTTTGGGTGGTGGAGCAACTTCGTGAAGCACACCATCAATTCGATATCGAACCCGTAACGAATCTTCATACGGTTCAATATGGATATCACTTGCGCGTTCTTTAATAGCTTCCTGAATAATC
This sequence is a window from bacterium. Protein-coding genes within it:
- the pilB gene encoding type IV-A pilus assembly ATPase PilB encodes the protein MALTHRQRLGEMLVAEGVITEEQLQQALAQQKKMGKRLGDVLISLGFASEETIAAALGRQLGIPYITLSHYEIDPQIIKTIPEDIVRRYKIIPVDKTGNQLTVALADPANIYILDELKVLTGNEIIPLISYESEINRAIEQYYRKQDVIQETLKDIEEIKTDIELVADEKELDLAQIKDMAEDAPVVKLVNVIIQEAIKERASDIHIEPYEDSLRVRYRIDGVLHEVAPPPKRLHAAITSRIKILAELDIAERRLPQDGRFKVRVADRVVDMRVSCIPTIFGEKIVMRILDRGGLVLDLTRLGFEPDHLQTFQEVIRKPYGMILVTGPTGSGKTTTLYSALSTINSPTRNIMTAEDPVEYQLKGINQVQVKEDIGLTFASALRSFLRQDPDIILVGEIRDYETAEIAIKAALTGHLVLSTLHTNDAPSSITRLTDMGVQPFLVAASLLMVVAQRLVRQICPRCKEVYTPTAEIVRTLGITDRDPESLRFYRGTGCDYCHKSGYRGRQALYEILTINEKIREAIVDKASASVIKRLAKEKGMRTLRDSGILKVLDGTTTVEEVLSVTLGNEL
- the dprA gene encoding DNA-processing protein DprA; its protein translation is MRQDISAWLTLRTVPGIGDIRFRYLIDVFGSPEAVLSANKSALVKVNGISEHLATAIINHKHEYRPEEELALAKQNGVDIITYLDAEYPQRLRTIPDYPVLLYIQGKVVADDVRAVAIVGSRRATIYGGLIARKFAQDLVAAGATVVSGFARGIDTEAHLGAIDAGGRTIAVVGNGLSVCYPRENRGLRERIISSGCMISEFPMLTPPHSDNFPKRNRIISGLCLGVVIIEATDTSGALLTAQHALDQNRLVFAVPGNITTPTSRGTNRLIQQGAKLVVDVNDILIEFGFSIERTSIEKKPGSNLNSLSAEKQKIISLLSAEPLHIDQISVATSFSPAKLAQFLLELELQGLIRELSGKRYVRIV
- a CDS encoding type II secretion system F family protein, encoding MPTYRYVARNAQGKIVDGSVEAPSQEVVIKMLRSQGLLVTSLSEERGKTAVGKRPRLSFARGRINLDDLIIFSRQLATMISAGLPLIESLDVLGEQLENPNLRKVVVEVRKDVEAGSTFTAALEKHPKVFSQLYVSMVRAGEASGMLDSIMNQLAAYLEKTGSLRRKVKSAMVYPAVVSIIAVLIVIFILIKVIPTFESIYRSFDAQLPLPTQIIVGLSQIIRKFWYVWLIALVIIGYVLKRYVNTPKGRLQFDTLKLNMPVFGDLFRKVAVAKFTRTLGTLVRSGVNILNALEIVAKTAGNVVVENAVNKTKNSIQQGETIAGPLAQTGVFPPMVTRMIDVGEKTGALEEMLNKISEFYEDQVDAAVAALTSMLEPIMIAVMGVIVGGIVIAMYLPVFNMVNVVAAK
- the topA gene encoding type I DNA topoisomerase, yielding MAKSLVIVESPTKQKTLSKYLGSDYLIRATMGHVIDLPTRKLGVDVTRGFKPQYVIIPSRKKVLAEIQKVAKQVDRIYIATDPDREGEAIGWHIANYINNSKSDSRFHGNNTISTKSGTAAAKSSSEIHPVSPTIYRVLFNEITRAAVLTALEHPGTIDQNKVDAQQARRILDRLVGYQLSPLLWKKVRKGLSAGRVQSVAVRLICEREQAIVQFVPQEYWSITAHLLAENIPFTARLIRYNNQKLIIKNKTEAERIVADLSDAEYRVSRITIRLQQKTPPLPFTTSKLQQEAVRKLSFSTNKTMQIAQSLYEGVSLGKEGVAGLITYMRTDSTRVALEAQEQARNYITTKYGPQYIPEVPRSYVAKGNVQDAHEAIRPTNVTWEPDSVKPYLTVDQYKLYKLIWERFVASQMSSAQYEITSVDIAAKQYTFRATGTVIKFPGFTRIYTEGQDDTPVPTIPDGSTDTTELELNEPQHQLPRVKENQILTLTRLEPNQHFTEPPPRYSEATLVKELEEQGIGRPSTYATIIKTIQDRHYVQKLKGRFHPTQLGIVVNALLVLHFPKIMDVSFTAQMESELDKIEEGEMQWQAVLNDFYNPFRAALAEAQKNMRNVKQELSTPTGEYCEKCGAEMVIKWSKTGSFMACSAFPKCKNAKPIIAPKPVDSAVGSESKNQVVGVEQRHNATCEKCGADMVIRNGKYGQFLACSKYPKCKTTKPIPLGPCPEPGCNGHIASKRTRKGKIFYACSKYPECQFATWDKPMFRSCPECGAAYLVEKFSKTEGNYFSCEKCKYKEIQKGPTSSE